AGCGCACACGGTCCGCACGCTGCCGTCCGGCCAGACCCAGCTCCTGATCGGCCTCCACCTCATCCACGAGGTGACGACGCCGCAGGCCTTCCAGATGCTCAAGGAGCTGAAGCTCAAGGTGCGCATGCCGGAGCGGACCTTCGGCACGCTCGACCACATCATCCCGACGACCGACCAGACCCGCCCCTACGCCGACCCCATGGCGGAGGACATGGCGGCGCAC
The sequence above is a segment of the Candidatus Methylomirabilota bacterium genome. Coding sequences within it:
- a CDS encoding aconitase family protein, which gives rise to MRRPPIARTLLDKVWEAHTVRTLPSGQTQLLIGLHLIHEVTTPQAFQMLKELKLKVRMPERTFGTLDHIIPTTDQTRPYADPMAEDMAAH